One Cyprinus carpio isolate SPL01 chromosome B25, ASM1834038v1, whole genome shotgun sequence genomic region harbors:
- the LOC109077610 gene encoding galactose-specific lectin nattectin-like: protein MAVLRSLLLLFIMYSVVNANDEKCPNGWTNFGVKCYKYFSHTVNWITAERTCQTYDANLASVHNKLENDLLLSLMPSNIRFWVGAQDGEQEGQWIWSDGSPFNYTSWCSGEPNNSGNVEHCLELAYSSNRCWNDLTCSIQLAFVCAKNL, encoded by the exons ATGGCAGTGCTGAGAAGTCTTCTGCTTCTTTTCATTATGTATTCTGTGGTGAATGCAAATG ATGAAAAATGCCCCAATGGATGGACAAATTTTGGAGTCAAATGCTACAAGTACTTCTCTCACACAGTTAACTGGATCACTGCAGAG AGAACCTGTCAAACCTATGATGCGAATCTCGCATCTGTGCATAATAAACTGGAAAATGATCTCCTGCTGAGCCTGATGCCTTCTAACATACGTTTTTGGGTTGGCGCTCAGGACGGTGAGCAA GAAGGACAGTGGATTTGGAGTGATGGAAGTCCCTTTAATTACACCAGTTGGTGCTCTGGAGAACCTAACAATTCAGGAAATGTAGAGCACTGCCTGGAGCTGGCCTATAGCT CTAACCGTTGTTGGAATGATCTGACGTGTTCAATACAACTTGCCTTTGTTTGTGCTAAAAACCTGTGA